From one Lycium ferocissimum isolate CSIRO_LF1 chromosome 5, AGI_CSIRO_Lferr_CH_V1, whole genome shotgun sequence genomic stretch:
- the LOC132057199 gene encoding exocyst complex component EXO70H1-like → MPRNWIRTLSWFSPKHSSTSDTNTPSTSQLSSPSRFSEAVIDRTVEIAEPIITKWDADTTTFAKVTSLFYENRKEAKDFIKCVNNLHKAMHFHASENSRSDKLIRAQSLMQIAMKRLEKEFYQILSINRAHLDPESISTVSSRTSISTRSSTSEFEVDQDDDARVVDAGESISEVEDFSNVIMADLRLIAECMISSGYTNECLNIYKVIRKSIIDEAIYRLGVEKLSSSQVHKMDWQVMDMKIKDWLNAIDIAMKTFFNGERILCDHVFASNDSIREMCFTEISKDGAMILFSFPEIVAKNSKKSPEKVFRLLDMYTSIAEHWQEIEAIFSFDSESVVRSQALTSLIKLGESIRTVLTEFKTTLQKESSKTTVAGGGIHHLTVEAMNYITLLADYSNVLSDILVESPPPAKGSLPESYFDIADSDESPAPVISLQFAWLILTLLCKLDGEAKHYKDVSLAYLFLANNLHYVVVKVRLSNLKYLLGENWISKQEEKIKKFTLNYERLGWSHVIESLPREPNATMAPQQVKEIFKRFNLSFEQAHRKQSVCVVPNSKLRDDLKVSIARKILPVYREFYHKHRDVIVKERHSSHVIRFSPEDLGHYLSDLFFGPVETGSSSSVQSSPSRTTPSRLR, encoded by the coding sequence atgccAAGAAACTGGATAAGAACTCTTAGTTGGTTTTCACCTAAACATTCATCAACAAGTGATACTAATACTCCATCTACTTCACAACTCTCTTCTCCATCACGTTTCTCGGAGGCGGTGATCGATCGGACGGTTGAGATTGCTGAGCCGATCATCACGAAGTGGGACGCTGACACCACTACGTTCGCGAAAGTGACTTCTCTCTTCTACGAAAACAGAAAAGAAGCCAAGGAtttcatcaaatgtgtgaataatTTACATAAAGCGATGCACTTTCACGCAAGTGAGAATTCGAGATCGGATAAACTCATTCGTGCTCAATCACTAATGCAAATCGCGATGAAGCGATTAGAAAAGGAGTTTTACCAGATTCTATCAATAAATAGAGCACATTTGGATCCTGAATCTATATCCACTGTGTCTTCACGTACTTCTATAAGTACTCGATCGAGCACTTCTGAGTTCGAAGTTGATCAGGATGATGATGCTCGTGTTGTTGATGCCGGTGAATCTATTTCTGAAGTTGAGGATTTTTCTAATGTTATAATGGCGGATTTGAGATTGATAGCAGAATGCATGATCTCTTCTGGCTATACTAACGAGTGCTTGAACATTTACAAAGTTATACGTAAATCGATCATCGATGAAGCTATTTATAGACTTGGTGTTGAGAAATTGAGTTCTTCACAAGTTCATAAAATGGATTGGCAAGTTATGGACATGAAGATCAAGGACTGGCTTAACGCAATTGATATAGCAATGAAAACATTTTTTAATGGAGAGAGGATTCTCTGCGATCACGTCTTTGCATCGAACGATTCAATCAGAGAGATGTGTTTTACTGAAATATCAAAAGATGGAGCTATGATTCTGTTTAGTTTCCCGGAAATTGTAGCGAAAAACAGCAAAAAGTCACCTGAAAAAGTGTTCCGTTTGCTCGACATGTACACTTCCATCGCAGAACACTGGCAGGAGATTGAAGCTATATTTTCTTTCGATTCGGAATCTGTTGTACGATCTCAAGCATTAACATCACTCATCAAGCTTGGCGAGTCTATAAGGACGGTATTAACTGAGTTCAAAACAACTCTACAAAAGGAATCCTCAAAGACGACCGTTGCAGGAGGTGGAATCCATCATCTCACAGTCGAAGCAATGAATTACATCACTCTACTTGCTGATTACAGCAACGTACTCTCCGATATCCTCGTCGAGTCTCCACCTCCGGCGAAAGGTTCGTTGCCGGAATCATACTTCGATATCGCCGATTCTGATGAGTCTCCGGCACCGGTGATCTCACTCCAATTCGCTTGGTTGATTCTCACTCTTCTCTGCAAACTCGACGGTGAAGCGAAGCACTACAAGGACGTTTCTCTCGCGTATCTCTTCTTAGCCAACAATCTCCACTACGTCGTCGTAAAAGTCCGTTTGTCGAATCTCAAGTACTTGCTAGGTGAAAATTGGATATCAAAacaagaggaaaaaataaaaaagttcacGTTGAATTATGAACGGCTAGGATGGAGTCACGTCATTGAATCTCTCCCACGTGAACCAAATGCTACAATGGCTCCACAACAAGTGAAGGAGATTTTCAAGAGATTTAATTTGTCGTTCGAGCAAGCTCACCGGAAGCAATCTGTGTGCGTCGTACCTAATAGTAAGCTCCGCGACGATTTAAAAGTGTCGATCGCGAGGAAAATACTTCCCGTATACAGAGAGTTTTACCATAAACATAGAGATGTAATAGTAAAAGAGAGACATTCTAGTCATGTGATTAGATTTTCTCCCGAGGATTTAGGACATTATTTGTCCGATTTATTTTTTGGACCGGTTGAAACGGGAAGTTCATCGTCAGTTCAGTCGTCTCCATCACGTACAACACCATCACGATTGAGGTGA